The Halocalculus aciditolerans genome window below encodes:
- a CDS encoding DUF7567 family protein has protein sequence MSLEVLDRHSEALFEFLWCPVCGQEVFTHIPFEGVFCKNCNTQVELQESRETRGYEEAVLACFDTTTTWNLHVDEKLRRDLPDGSARVKIFGAPGAYKVDWWSPEPGEDWEPVERGEFDDVEEPGKVSHLA, from the coding sequence ATGAGTCTCGAAGTACTTGACCGACACAGCGAGGCACTGTTCGAGTTCCTCTGGTGTCCCGTCTGCGGACAGGAGGTCTTCACTCACATCCCCTTCGAGGGGGTGTTCTGCAAGAACTGCAACACCCAGGTCGAACTCCAAGAATCCCGAGAGACGCGCGGCTACGAGGAGGCCGTGCTCGCCTGCTTCGATACAACCACGACCTGGAACCTCCACGTCGACGAGAAACTGCGCCGCGACCTGCCTGATGGGTCGGCGCGCGTGAAAATCTTCGGCGCACCGGGCGCCTACAAGGTCGACTGGTGGAGTCCAGAGCCGGGTGAAGACTGGGAACCTGTGGAGCGCGGGGAGTTCGACGACGTCGAGGAACCAGGGAAGGTGTCACACCTCGCATAA
- a CDS encoding RNA polymerase sigma factor, with protein MSDSADQDTITDRDLAVLLRDGHPGLDANLSRMALEQVVSNWENNPEKEKKLEFLRESPMGIDFVIPDIHWDAEEEEFYVGTNRGPGVLGEVASGGGFHVAAEFSREYVEAYREQYQELLDNSTLTKKQFLTYVMREANKNEYVIADALDVKTGTVRSHAGRAREKVQKAQATARIPELFEFEGYDELQENMESLLEPKTA; from the coding sequence ATGTCCGACAGTGCAGACCAAGACACGATTACTGACCGAGATTTAGCCGTTCTTCTCCGTGATGGTCACCCCGGACTTGATGCCAATCTCTCCCGTATGGCACTCGAACAGGTTGTTAGTAACTGGGAGAACAATCCTGAGAAAGAGAAAAAGCTGGAATTCCTTCGTGAATCACCGATGGGGATTGATTTTGTAATCCCCGATATACACTGGGATGCGGAGGAAGAGGAATTCTATGTCGGAACAAACCGTGGGCCTGGGGTCCTCGGCGAAGTTGCCTCTGGGGGTGGATTTCACGTCGCAGCTGAATTCTCCCGTGAATATGTGGAGGCGTATCGGGAACAGTATCAGGAACTGCTGGATAACTCCACCCTCACGAAAAAGCAGTTTTTGACCTACGTGATGCGTGAAGCAAATAAGAACGAGTACGTAATCGCCGATGCGCTTGACGTGAAGACCGGGACTGTACGTAGTCACGCTGGTCGAGCCCGTGAAAAAGTACAAAAAGCGCAAGCGACAGCCCGAATCCCTGAGCTATTCGAGTTTGAGGGGTACGACGAATTGCAGGAAAACATGGAATCACTGCTTGAACCGAAAACGGCCTAA
- a CDS encoding helix-turn-helix domain-containing protein, with protein sequence MRELVFALEYEPGCNRVADALADHPDARVRSLSLHATAERLWRVDHATGTPEALDAIEDAFLTGDYYADCLATEDCGATQTTRVLDRTDDTLILYSDWERTPTCASVPHIARDHLGDGVLFETRHEGRHYTWRLIHSGDGDVAAFFDALEVAVGECAQMEMLRTADTTTSAGGRDGTPSGLPPAQEAALQAAVEHGYYESPREVDVGELAEHLDVPRSTLTYRLRRAEEHLAKQHVAGERVAEERLASH encoded by the coding sequence ATGCGCGAACTCGTCTTCGCCCTCGAATACGAGCCGGGCTGTAACCGGGTGGCGGACGCCCTCGCCGACCACCCCGACGCCCGTGTCCGCTCGCTCTCGCTGCACGCCACTGCCGAGCGTCTCTGGCGGGTTGACCACGCCACCGGAACTCCTGAGGCGCTCGACGCCATCGAGGACGCCTTTCTCACCGGCGACTACTACGCTGACTGTCTCGCCACCGAGGACTGTGGCGCCACACAGACGACTCGTGTGCTGGATCGGACGGACGACACGCTCATCCTCTACTCCGACTGGGAGCGCACTCCGACCTGCGCCTCAGTTCCCCATATCGCTCGAGATCACCTCGGCGACGGCGTCTTGTTCGAGACCCGTCACGAGGGGCGCCACTACACGTGGCGACTCATCCACTCCGGCGATGGTGACGTGGCGGCGTTCTTCGACGCTCTCGAAGTCGCCGTGGGGGAGTGTGCACAAATGGAGATGCTCCGCACAGCGGACACAACAACATCAGCTGGGGGACGCGACGGGACACCGAGCGGCCTACCGCCAGCCCAAGAGGCCGCTCTTCAGGCTGCGGTTGAACACGGCTATTACGAGTCGCCCCGCGAGGTCGACGTCGGCGAGCTCGCCGAGCATCTCGACGTGCCACGGTCAACACTCACCTACCGACTCCGTCGGGCGGAAGAACATTTGGCGAAGCAACATGTCGCCGGCGAGCGGGTAGCTGAAGAACGGCTGGCATCACACTGA
- a CDS encoding DUF7568 family protein — protein MPRITNWRRESRSPTLAYRNTETGARAVLHRAPDSYRYKWRGAILIDGYPVWSRGYETKDATSFRDELRERPAPDLSCPECPNDDVRVGEKAADGAKVQRWYDCPDCGYEAPSRIVYGAER, from the coding sequence ATGCCTCGCATCACCAACTGGCGACGCGAGAGCCGCTCGCCGACGCTTGCGTATCGGAACACCGAGACCGGGGCGCGAGCCGTCCTGCATCGAGCCCCGGACTCCTACCGGTACAAATGGCGTGGGGCAATCCTCATCGACGGCTACCCGGTCTGGTCGCGGGGATACGAGACGAAGGATGCGACATCGTTCCGTGACGAGCTCCGGGAGCGGCCCGCACCGGACCTCAGCTGCCCGGAGTGTCCGAACGACGACGTTCGCGTCGGCGAGAAGGCGGCAGACGGGGCGAAAGTCCAGCGGTGGTATGACTGCCCCGATTGTGGGTACGAAGCCCCCTCACGCATCGTCTACGGCGCCGAACGGTGA
- a CDS encoding heavy metal translocating P-type ATPase — protein MTENPNIAGQASGGGQRQELTARFTVPEMDCPSCAQKVDKSLQRVDGVVDATLQPTTGTATVTYDPDRISESDVVQAIEGAGYEVVGGSDAESDEREESGNGVDIAPPSEVWTSPRAKKTWLGAAFVTLGLLFEFLLTGQNVTVASVLEYPLHIADVLFLGAVAASGIPVVRSGYYSAKNRSLDIDLLMGTAIIAATGIGYFVEAATLAVLFSIAELLEDYAMDRARDSLRELMELSPDEATVRRDGEEVTVPAEEVDVGETVVVRPGDKIPLDGTVIDGESAVDQSPITGESVPVDKATGDEVYAGAINEEGYLEVEVTSTAGDSTLSRIIEMVQGAQAKKTESEQFVDRFSGYYTPLVVALAILTAAIPPLVIADPVSVDLAGYGFTFAGSWQTWFIRGLTLLVIACPCAFVISTPVSVVSGITSAAKNGVLIKGGNYLEAMGEVDAVAVDKTGTLTKGELAVTDVVPVGDTTEDDLLRRAAGLERRSEHPIATAILARAEEAGVGNLPDPTGFESLTGRGIRGEIDGETYYAGKPALFEELGFDLARARRETDGGVMAEEAAEVDDGAFAEDALSALEQEGKTVVIVGTESELLGAIAIADEVRPASKRAVERLHELGVKRVVMLTGDNEGTARAIAEQVGVDEYRAELLPDEKVDAVEELQAGYGEVAMVGDGINDAPALATAEVGIAMGAAGTDTALETADIALMGDDVGKLPYLYDLSRTANGVIRQNIWASLGVKLLLALGVPLGLVSVALAVVVGDMGMSLGVTGNAMRLSRIAPERMDGKTGQEMGV, from the coding sequence ATGACAGAGAATCCGAATATAGCGGGACAGGCGAGCGGGGGCGGGCAGCGACAGGAGTTGACCGCCCGCTTCACCGTCCCCGAGATGGACTGTCCCTCCTGCGCCCAGAAGGTCGACAAGAGCCTCCAGCGCGTCGACGGCGTCGTCGACGCGACGCTCCAGCCGACCACCGGCACGGCGACTGTTACGTACGACCCTGACCGAATCAGCGAATCCGACGTGGTCCAAGCGATCGAAGGTGCCGGCTATGAGGTCGTCGGAGGTTCGGACGCCGAGAGCGATGAGCGAGAGGAGTCGGGCAATGGCGTCGACATCGCGCCACCGTCGGAGGTCTGGACGAGTCCCCGCGCGAAGAAGACGTGGCTCGGCGCGGCGTTCGTCACGCTCGGTCTCCTCTTCGAGTTCCTCCTCACCGGGCAGAACGTCACAGTGGCGAGCGTCCTCGAGTACCCGCTCCATATCGCAGATGTTCTGTTCCTCGGCGCCGTCGCGGCCAGTGGCATCCCGGTCGTCCGTAGCGGGTACTACTCCGCGAAGAACCGAAGTCTGGACATCGACCTGCTGATGGGGACGGCGATCATCGCGGCGACCGGTATCGGCTACTTCGTCGAGGCCGCCACGCTGGCCGTCCTGTTCAGCATCGCCGAACTGCTCGAGGACTATGCGATGGACAGGGCACGGGACTCCCTGCGCGAGCTGATGGAACTCTCGCCCGACGAGGCGACCGTCCGTCGCGATGGTGAGGAAGTGACCGTTCCCGCCGAGGAGGTCGACGTTGGCGAGACCGTCGTCGTCCGCCCCGGCGACAAGATTCCGCTCGACGGGACGGTCATCGACGGCGAGAGTGCAGTCGACCAGTCGCCGATCACGGGCGAGAGTGTCCCCGTCGACAAGGCTACCGGTGACGAGGTCTACGCCGGCGCGATCAACGAAGAGGGGTACCTCGAGGTAGAGGTTACCTCGACCGCTGGCGATTCGACGCTCTCGCGCATCATCGAGATGGTACAGGGTGCACAGGCGAAGAAAACCGAGTCTGAGCAGTTCGTCGACCGCTTCTCGGGCTACTACACGCCTCTCGTCGTCGCGCTGGCAATCCTGACCGCCGCCATCCCGCCGCTGGTCATTGCCGACCCGGTGTCGGTGGACCTCGCCGGATACGGATTCACCTTCGCGGGCAGCTGGCAGACGTGGTTCATCCGCGGGCTCACGCTGCTGGTGATCGCCTGCCCGTGTGCGTTCGTCATCTCCACACCCGTCTCGGTGGTGTCGGGCATTACTAGCGCCGCGAAGAACGGTGTCCTGATCAAGGGCGGCAACTATCTGGAGGCGATGGGCGAGGTCGATGCCGTTGCCGTCGACAAGACCGGGACGCTCACCAAGGGCGAACTCGCCGTCACCGACGTCGTTCCGGTGGGTGACACCACGGAGGACGATCTGCTCCGTCGCGCCGCAGGGCTGGAGCGGCGCAGTGAGCATCCCATCGCCACGGCGATTCTCGCCCGCGCTGAAGAGGCAGGCGTAGGCAACCTGCCCGACCCGACTGGCTTCGAGAGCCTCACCGGGAGGGGCATCCGCGGCGAGATCGACGGCGAGACGTACTATGCGGGTAAGCCAGCGCTCTTCGAAGAGCTCGGCTTCGACCTCGCTCGGGCACGCCGCGAAACGGACGGCGGCGTCATGGCGGAAGAGGCGGCCGAGGTCGACGACGGGGCGTTCGCCGAGGATGCCCTCTCCGCGCTGGAGCAGGAGGGCAAGACGGTCGTTATCGTCGGGACGGAGTCGGAACTGCTGGGTGCAATCGCCATCGCCGACGAGGTGCGCCCGGCCTCAAAGCGGGCCGTCGAACGCCTGCACGAGTTGGGCGTCAAGCGCGTGGTAATGTTGACCGGCGACAACGAGGGAACTGCCCGCGCTATCGCCGAGCAGGTCGGTGTCGATGAGTATCGCGCAGAACTCCTGCCCGACGAGAAGGTCGACGCAGTCGAGGAGTTGCAGGCGGGGTACGGCGAGGTGGCGATGGTCGGTGACGGCATCAACGACGCGCCCGCGCTCGCCACCGCAGAGGTCGGCATCGCGATGGGCGCAGCCGGCACCGACACCGCTCTTGAGACGGCCGATATTGCGTTGATGGGCGACGACGTCGGGAAGCTCCCGTACCTGTACGACCTGTCGCGTACGGCCAACGGCGTGATCCGGCAGAACATCTGGGCGAGCCTCGGCGTAAAGCTCCTGCTGGCGCTGGGCGTGCCGCTGGGTCTGGTCAGCGTTGCGTTGGCGGTCGTTGTCGGTGATATGGGGATGAGCCTCGGTGTCACCGGGAACGCGATGCGGTTGTCGCGAATCGCGCCTGAACGCATGGACGGTAAGACTGGCCAAGAAATGGGTGTATGA
- a CDS encoding restriction endonuclease, which yields MAVLDDLSGFEFEDVMEDVFRNLGYENVRQADRTADEGRDVIMEEVVDGTRRAIIVECKHTGTVGRPVVQKLHSAIATFDFDGPKRGMVVTTGRFTNPAQEYANRLQQNDDPHPIELLDGEDLREIADEIGLDLYNGRIEILCDETLRPYDPAVDVDAAVAEAFRDVENIEAADLPETHSSVTFRPVVAVTADTNAVFETSVGVIHRINDRTRFVAHAERGQPQVVDEDVATLVTENFHATVDLDTEQFGEVFDDVEERRFGQTQTEYKEWAVERLQQHHTTTVTYTGDNNVTYNKTCEPNRSDISVQSIEPVYLPEVRQTTELQEYTYPYEYYAAGPSRVTAEDGIHQCVHCDTSGVDETYTYCPNCGAIACSSHIKTERLEGEPICTGCAVTERFALKTKYFYDEENLEAFREEYADMPLHEKAMENKWLAGGSVVATVLLVVGLLVIGGII from the coding sequence ATGGCTGTACTGGACGATCTCTCGGGGTTCGAGTTCGAGGACGTGATGGAGGACGTGTTCCGAAACCTCGGCTACGAGAACGTCCGCCAGGCCGACCGCACGGCTGACGAGGGTCGCGACGTCATCATGGAGGAGGTCGTCGACGGCACGCGGCGTGCGATCATCGTCGAGTGCAAGCACACGGGGACGGTCGGACGGCCGGTCGTCCAGAAGCTCCATTCCGCCATCGCGACCTTCGACTTCGACGGCCCGAAACGCGGGATGGTCGTCACGACCGGCCGGTTCACGAACCCTGCTCAGGAGTACGCAAACCGACTCCAGCAAAACGACGACCCCCATCCAATCGAGCTGCTCGACGGCGAGGACCTCCGGGAGATCGCCGACGAGATCGGCCTCGACCTCTACAACGGGCGCATCGAGATCCTCTGCGACGAGACGCTCCGCCCGTACGACCCGGCCGTCGACGTCGACGCGGCCGTCGCGGAGGCGTTCCGCGACGTCGAGAACATTGAGGCCGCCGACCTCCCAGAAACGCATTCGTCGGTGACTTTCCGCCCGGTGGTCGCGGTCACCGCGGACACGAACGCCGTCTTCGAGACGTCGGTGGGCGTCATCCACCGGATCAACGACCGGACGCGATTCGTAGCCCACGCCGAGCGCGGACAGCCACAGGTCGTCGACGAAGACGTCGCGACGCTGGTCACCGAGAACTTCCACGCGACGGTCGACCTCGACACCGAGCAGTTCGGCGAGGTGTTCGACGACGTCGAGGAGCGGCGGTTCGGGCAGACCCAGACGGAGTACAAGGAGTGGGCCGTCGAGCGGCTCCAGCAGCACCACACAACGACGGTGACCTACACGGGCGACAACAACGTCACGTACAACAAGACCTGCGAGCCGAACCGCTCGGACATCTCCGTCCAGTCGATTGAGCCGGTGTACCTCCCCGAGGTTCGACAGACGACCGAGCTCCAGGAGTACACCTACCCCTACGAGTACTACGCGGCAGGCCCGTCACGAGTAACCGCCGAGGACGGCATCCATCAGTGCGTCCACTGTGACACGAGCGGCGTCGACGAGACGTACACCTACTGTCCGAACTGCGGGGCAATCGCCTGCTCCAGCCACATCAAAACGGAGCGGCTGGAAGGCGAGCCGATCTGTACGGGCTGTGCGGTGACGGAACGGTTCGCGCTGAAGACGAAGTACTTCTACGACGAGGAGAATCTCGAGGCGTTCCGCGAGGAGTACGCCGATATGCCGCTTCACGAGAAGGCGATGGAGAACAAGTGGCTAGCCGGGGGAAGCGTTGTCGCGACGGTGCTGCTTGTCGTCGGACTACTCGTCATCGGCGGCATCATCTGA
- the acnA gene encoding aconitate hydratase AcnA — MNPFNAIREFEADGTTYKMADLTVLEEEGLCELDKLPVSIRVMLESVLRNADGEDITEDDIRALAGWQPDVPDADIPFQPSRVILQDLTGVPAVVDLAALRSAVERKDRDPTLVEPEVPIDLVIDHSVQVDYFGNEDAYEKNVELEYERNSERYRALKWAQNAFDDFSVVPPGTGIVHQVNLEYLGQVVHEREQNGENWLFPDTLVGTDSHTPMIGGIGVVGWGVGGIEAEAAMLGQPITMNLPEVVGVKLTGELPEGATATDLVLHVTELLRDVGVVDRFVEFYGPAVETLTVPDRATIANMAPEQGSTISMFPVDEATLDYLELTGRDEDHIELVRKYLDAQGLFGEQNPEYTETVELDLSTVTPSLAGPKKPQSRVEMGDMRTHFRELLHGEFEDELDDADEEALARWLGESDQSMGQTDGGKAVVDTGRDRPDLDPLTKRASVNIDGNDVEIGHGSVVVSAITSCTNTSNPSVMLAAGLLAKNAVERGLDVPDYVKTSLAPGSRVVTQYLEASGLLPYLEDLGYNVVGYGCTTCIGNAGPLPEPIETAIDEHDLWTTSVLSGNRNFEARIHPKVRANYLASPPLVVAYGLAGRMDIDLEHDPLGYDDDGNPVYLADLWPDSDEIHEAVHDFVDPSMFEEKYAEVFEGDERWDALEAPTGEVYEWDEDSTYIREPPFFKDFPLEKPGVSNVEDARCLLTLGDTVTTDHISPAGPFGTDQPAGQWLMDHGVEPHEFNTYGARRGNHEVMMRGTFANVRIENQMLDDVEGGYTIHHPTGEQTTVFEASQRYREEGTPLVVMAGEEFGTGSSRDWAAKGTDLLGVRATIAESYERIYRDNLVGMGVLPLQFQDGDSWEALGLDGSEVYTIYGLDDELEPMAELTVTAERSDGSSVEFPVTAQVGTPAGVRYIEHGGILHYVLRQLLTES, encoded by the coding sequence ATGAACCCTTTCAATGCGATCCGCGAGTTCGAAGCCGATGGAACGACCTACAAAATGGCCGACCTCACCGTCCTCGAAGAGGAAGGCCTCTGTGAACTTGACAAACTCCCGGTCAGTATCCGTGTTATGCTTGAATCCGTCCTCCGTAACGCCGACGGGGAGGACATTACCGAGGACGACATCCGGGCCCTCGCTGGCTGGCAACCGGACGTTCCCGACGCCGACATCCCGTTCCAGCCGTCCCGGGTTATCCTCCAGGACCTCACCGGCGTCCCCGCCGTTGTAGACCTCGCGGCACTCCGATCGGCCGTCGAACGCAAGGACCGCGACCCAACCCTCGTCGAACCCGAAGTCCCCATCGACCTGGTCATCGACCACAGCGTCCAAGTGGACTACTTCGGCAACGAGGACGCCTACGAGAAGAACGTCGAACTCGAATACGAGCGCAACAGCGAACGGTACCGGGCGCTGAAGTGGGCGCAAAACGCCTTCGACGACTTCAGTGTCGTGCCGCCAGGGACGGGTATCGTCCACCAGGTGAATCTGGAGTATCTCGGGCAAGTCGTCCACGAACGCGAGCAGAACGGCGAGAACTGGCTGTTCCCAGACACCCTCGTCGGGACCGACAGCCACACGCCGATGATTGGTGGCATCGGCGTCGTCGGCTGGGGCGTCGGCGGTATTGAAGCCGAAGCCGCGATGCTCGGCCAGCCCATCACGATGAACCTCCCCGAGGTTGTCGGCGTGAAACTCACAGGTGAACTCCCCGAGGGTGCGACGGCGACTGACCTCGTACTGCACGTCACCGAACTGCTGCGGGATGTCGGTGTTGTCGATCGATTCGTTGAGTTCTATGGGCCCGCCGTGGAGACGCTGACTGTTCCTGATCGGGCGACAATCGCGAATATGGCGCCCGAGCAGGGCTCGACCATCAGCATGTTCCCCGTCGACGAGGCCACCTTGGACTACCTCGAACTGACGGGCCGCGACGAGGACCACATCGAGCTCGTCCGAAAGTATCTGGACGCCCAGGGGCTGTTCGGTGAGCAGAACCCCGAGTACACCGAGACGGTCGAACTGGACCTCTCGACCGTGACGCCGAGTCTCGCCGGCCCCAAGAAACCCCAGTCCCGCGTCGAGATGGGTGACATGCGAACCCACTTCCGGGAATTACTCCACGGCGAGTTCGAGGACGAACTCGACGACGCTGACGAGGAGGCGCTGGCCCGGTGGCTCGGTGAGAGCGACCAATCGATGGGGCAGACCGACGGCGGCAAGGCGGTCGTGGACACCGGTCGAGACCGCCCCGACCTCGACCCTCTCACGAAGCGCGCCTCCGTGAATATCGACGGCAACGACGTCGAAATCGGGCACGGGAGCGTCGTCGTTAGCGCCATCACCAGCTGTACCAACACGTCGAATCCCTCCGTGATGCTGGCAGCCGGGCTCCTGGCGAAAAACGCCGTCGAGCGTGGCCTCGACGTCCCGGACTACGTTAAAACAAGCCTCGCGCCCGGCAGCCGCGTCGTCACCCAGTACCTCGAAGCATCGGGGCTGTTGCCATACCTCGAAGACCTGGGTTACAACGTCGTGGGCTACGGCTGTACGACCTGCATCGGGAACGCAGGGCCGCTCCCGGAGCCGATCGAGACCGCTATCGACGAACACGACCTCTGGACGACGAGCGTACTCTCCGGGAATCGGAACTTCGAGGCGCGCATCCATCCAAAAGTGCGCGCGAACTACCTCGCCAGCCCGCCGCTGGTGGTGGCGTACGGGCTCGCTGGGCGGATGGACATCGATCTGGAGCACGACCCGCTGGGGTACGATGACGACGGAAACCCAGTCTATCTGGCGGACCTCTGGCCAGACAGCGACGAGATCCACGAAGCCGTCCACGACTTCGTCGACCCGTCGATGTTCGAGGAGAAGTACGCCGAAGTGTTCGAAGGCGACGAGCGATGGGACGCGCTGGAGGCCCCGACCGGCGAGGTCTACGAGTGGGACGAGGACTCGACATACATCCGGGAGCCGCCGTTCTTCAAAGATTTCCCGCTGGAGAAACCCGGCGTCTCTAACGTCGAGGATGCACGGTGTCTGCTAACGCTGGGTGACACGGTTACGACTGACCACATCAGTCCTGCCGGGCCGTTCGGGACGGATCAGCCGGCCGGCCAGTGGCTGATGGACCACGGTGTCGAGCCCCACGAGTTCAACACGTACGGTGCCCGCCGGGGTAACCACGAGGTGATGATGCGGGGCACGTTCGCCAACGTCCGCATCGAGAATCAGATGCTCGACGACGTCGAGGGCGGGTACACCATCCACCATCCGACTGGTGAGCAGACGACCGTGTTCGAGGCCAGCCAGCGGTACCGCGAGGAGGGAACTCCACTCGTCGTGATGGCGGGCGAGGAGTTCGGGACTGGGTCGAGCCGTGACTGGGCGGCGAAGGGGACCGACCTTCTCGGTGTTCGTGCGACCATCGCGGAAAGCTACGAGCGCATCTATCGGGACAATCTCGTCGGAATGGGTGTGTTGCCGTTGCAGTTCCAGGACGGTGACTCCTGGGAGGCGCTTGGATTGGACGGGTCAGAGGTCTACACGATCTACGGGTTGGACGACGAGTTGGAGCCGATGGCCGAGTTGACGGTGACTGCGGAGCGGTCGGACGGGTCGTCGGTTGAGTTCCCGGTGACGGCCCAGGTGGGCACACCTGCCGGGGTGCGATACATCGAACACGGCGGCATCCTACACTACGTCCTTCGACAGCTGCTAACCGAATCGTGA
- a CDS encoding DUF6735 family protein: MGHRALVAYERTDGQYTLHYSHWGAANLKLKHRISAESPFGGDDTDSKWAKQLLAELADGLEADAVDGYLAGEDRPSSVVEPKPRATGLTLDEIVADHLDYLHHEAFFVVSTTFEVTAYRTLWFGLQYDSETVEQGETVGNGALATVRWYDGEPVGDGHLQGQFAALKDVVGDMLDKGVFTPSTARQYLKRKLAERVGDRQELLIPTGELPFEKASLSKP, from the coding sequence ATGGGACACCGCGCACTCGTTGCGTACGAACGCACGGACGGACAGTACACGCTCCACTACAGCCATTGGGGGGCAGCGAACCTGAAGCTCAAGCACCGAATCTCGGCTGAGTCGCCGTTCGGTGGTGACGACACCGACTCCAAGTGGGCGAAACAGCTCCTCGCAGAGCTTGCTGATGGCCTCGAGGCAGATGCGGTCGACGGCTACCTCGCTGGCGAGGATCGTCCGTCGTCGGTCGTCGAGCCGAAGCCCCGCGCCACCGGGCTCACCCTCGACGAGATCGTCGCGGACCATCTCGACTACCTCCACCACGAGGCGTTCTTCGTGGTGTCGACGACGTTCGAGGTGACCGCCTATCGGACGCTGTGGTTCGGGCTCCAGTACGACTCGGAGACGGTCGAACAGGGAGAGACCGTCGGGAACGGCGCGCTCGCGACGGTGCGCTGGTACGACGGTGAGCCGGTCGGCGACGGCCACCTGCAGGGACAGTTCGCGGCCCTCAAAGACGTCGTCGGCGACATGCTCGACAAGGGCGTCTTCACGCCGTCGACGGCGAGACAGTACCTGAAACGGAAGCTGGCCGAGCGAGTCGGAGACCGACAGGAGCTGCTCATTCCGACCGGAGAATTACCCTTCGAGAAGGCGAGTCTCAGCAAGCCGTAA
- a CDS encoding DUF6166 domain-containing protein, translating into MNGNVPMASSESVPVASPAQSHRDAVEYVGFRVDGQAVVLNLSEHRRLSLERSLDLVNHSPSGFEWGYSGSGPAQLACALLLDYYDDEQFAREHYIAFRNQVVSQLECDGAAACWHLPGEEIDAAMATLTDDVVALADGGRPSPTLPENWRAVSRPDRRVFQRADRDHYIVIGDGSDEWLVVLCSQGDRAYPAPLAHRTVVEGADVEQVIQELAEESNDLIEPPEGEH; encoded by the coding sequence ATGAACGGGAATGTACCTATGGCCAGTTCGGAATCGGTTCCAGTAGCATCGCCCGCACAGTCTCACCGAGACGCAGTCGAATACGTCGGCTTCCGCGTCGACGGCCAAGCCGTCGTCCTGAACCTCTCGGAGCATCGGCGACTCTCTCTCGAGCGCAGTCTGGACCTCGTCAACCACAGTCCAAGCGGGTTCGAGTGGGGGTATAGTGGTAGCGGGCCCGCCCAGCTCGCGTGCGCGCTCCTCCTCGACTACTACGACGATGAGCAGTTCGCCCGTGAGCACTACATCGCGTTCCGGAATCAGGTGGTTTCGCAGCTGGAGTGCGACGGTGCCGCGGCGTGCTGGCACCTCCCCGGCGAGGAGATCGACGCCGCGATGGCGACCCTTACCGACGACGTCGTCGCCCTCGCCGACGGCGGACGGCCGTCACCGACGCTTCCCGAGAACTGGCGAGCCGTCTCTCGCCCTGATCGAAGAGTGTTCCAGCGCGCTGATCGCGACCACTACATCGTGATCGGGGATGGAAGCGACGAGTGGCTGGTCGTGCTCTGCAGCCAGGGTGACCGGGCATATCCTGCCCCGCTCGCACATCGGACAGTTGTCGAGGGGGCTGACGTGGAACAGGTAATCCAAGAACTCGCCGAAGAGAGCAACGACCTCATCGAACCCCCGGAGGGGGAGCACTGA